A single region of the Micropterus dolomieu isolate WLL.071019.BEF.003 ecotype Adirondacks linkage group LG02, ASM2129224v1, whole genome shotgun sequence genome encodes:
- the LOC123967480 gene encoding immunoglobulin lambda-1 light chain-like: protein MLGILCTLITALTYVDAVKVLTQTPAVHTVSTGQEVVLNCNIQRDDGYYVYWYKQVPGEAPQYVLRFHHSQSSPSFGSGFSSDRFNSKSSSNIDYQFIIKRSEAGDSAVYYCETWDSSASVDVFGQGTKLIVTSSSLPPPVLTVFPPSSAELQSSKATLVCLSSQSGPFADVSWLAAGSPVSSGISTSTAVQQPDKTFQISSYLAIQTSDWNMDKVYTCKVSLGSQTSEKNINKSDCPTEE, encoded by the exons ATGCTGGGGATCCTCTGCACTCTCATCACTGCTCTAACAT ATGTTGATGCAGTGAAGGTGCTGACCCAGACACCTGCTGTCCACACAGTTTCTACAGGACAAGAGGTTGTTCTCAACTGCAACATTCAGAGAGATGATGGATATTATGTCTATTGGTATAAACAGGTTCCTGGTGAAGCTCCTCAGTATGTCCTGAGATTTCATCATAGTCAAAGTTCACCCAGCTTTGGATCAGGATTCTCCTCAGACCGATTCAACTCTAAATCCTCATCAAACATAGATTACCAGTTCATCATTAAGCGGTCAGAGGCAGGAGACTCTGCTGTCTATTACTGTGAGACATGGGACAGCTCTGCTTCTGTAGAT GTATTCGGACAAGGCACCAAGCTGATTGTGACAA GCTCCagcctccctcctcctgtcctgacAGTCTTCCCTCCATCCAGTGCTGAGCTCCAGTCCAGCAAAGCCACTCTGGTCTGTCTGTCCAGTCAGTCTGGTCCTTTTGCAGATGTGAGCTGGTTGGCTGCTGGGAGTCCAGTGAGCAGTGGGATCTCTACCAGCACCGCTGTTCAGCAACCAGACAAGACTTTCCAAATCAGCAGCTATCTGGCCATCCAGACGTCAGACTGGAACATGGATAAGGTTTACACAtgtaaagtgtctttgggcTCCCAGACTTCAGAGAAAAACATCAACAAGTCAGACTGTCCCACTGAAGAATAG